The segment GACTTAATAGAGcgataaaatgtattgaaatagaATGTACATAAATACCTGAAGCAGTGTTTTGATTCAGTCGTTATACTTTAAACTTTTTCACAAATGACTGACGTGTTACAAATTTGTATGCACATAAACTTAGCTATAATTTGGtatgagtttattttaaaaccttaatCCAGTCTTTAACAAGTAATgtgaaaaactttttgtattaaGAATGTTTAGTTGTCAAAATAAGGTAGCTATTGTAACTGGGGGCGCAAGTGGCATAGGAGCTAATATTGTTCTGGAGTTCttgaaggaaaatataaaggtGAGTTAAGTAAACGTTTGTAATGGTTCATGGCGACGTGGCTATGTACGCTACACTATACCCAGAGATAAAATCTTTTGCATTTGAATATTCTTCCTGcgaattattttctttctcgCTTTGATCATCTTTTATGTACAAACACTATGTGGActgaaaaatctttttataactaaaatggAGGGTTCAGTATACCAATATCCTCCTACaaacatttgaattatatCAAGAGTAGGGAGAATATTTGGATCTCAGGATTCTGTTCTCTCTATCAACCAATTCCattttgatatcaaaaaatataatacaatatattaacccgagaaaatatacatactataagcaattttataaaaaatatacgttccagattagtaatatatattatgataatttttaattgtaacagtATTTGAAGCCAGACTAAGTGTGTACagtgagaaaaatattgtgaaaaatattttttcaagttttgaataaaaatctttttgaacTGAGTATAAGTCATATAGCGTTAGATACCGGAGTCTCAGCTATTAAAAAAGTGTCATATTCGAGTAATTTCATAGTATGTAAGCATCTGTAAATATggtgttatatatttgttatgtatgtcaattatttttttatgtgacagCATGTAGCTATTATTGACGTCGATGTAGATTCTGGTATGAGATTACAAGACTCAATTGATGTGAAATATGGAAAAGGTAAAGCTACATTCTATAAATGTGACGTCACAAACGAAGTTCAACTACAAGAAGTTTTTTGTAACGTTATCGAAAAGTATGAAAGCGTCGACATAGTAGTTAATAATGCTGGTGTTGCTGATGATTCTCCAAAAATGTACAAACGGacaatagaaattaattttgtaagtatCCACGGTATATCATTGGTGGATAAGAATATCACATAATATGTTGTACACACGGAATCCCTAAATTTATTGCCTATTTCAGACCGCACTCGTTGCTACAACCATAATGGCGTTAGATCATATGCGTGTTGACAAAGGTGGAAAGGGTGGtactatcattaatatttcttccATAACAGCACTTGACCCAAGTATCTCAGCAGTACACATTTACTCATCGACTAAAGCCGCTGTGATACATTTCAGTACTCGTTTGGGTGTAAGATTCGTCatactattttgaatttaattaatatttactttttaaataaaaaaatacttacactGTATCTTGCAGATGGATCCTCAATACTCACACACAAATGTTCGAGTACTTACTGTATGTTTTGGAGCTACAGATAcacaaattatgaaaaaatgtgcaggttttgattatattaccgatggaaaaataaatgaagcccgtgacattttaaaaacccaaaatttacttcaatggtaattatgtttgaaagttttctttagtctgtatgtctgtatgagttatttttttatttttatttaatttcagtcGAATCAACTTTaagcatattaaaaataaacctaggaacttaaaacgatttttccacttacaaaattttgtgtcGTGTTGAATAGACATTATcctaaaattttcttatgtgGAAATATTGAAATTCCTCTAAATCTATGTAATAGTTTCTAAAAtattgagaaaatataaactttaatgcATTAGTCAAACGTtatctgtttaaatattaacccTTTAAAAtctagtttaatataaatcatcacttaataattatgaatacacccatatatttatatatatatatatttcctgaAAGGCAATAGATGCTGCTAAGCatctatttaacttaaaactttTGAACAGACCTAGGCTCAAATGACATTTTACTtacttgattatttttaaacttttcagTTCTTCTGTGGCCGCAAGTTTCATTgtagatatttttcaaaaggGGAAGAGTGCTGACGTATGGCTAGTTCAGAATGGCGAAGTTACTGATGTCACGGATACATTAAAAGAAGCTAATGCAAATATTAGAGAAATTGTAGGATTTAGaacataaaaagaattttattttgtctttatcGGTACGatgatttcataaaaattgtagTTAACT is part of the Danaus plexippus chromosome 9 unlocalized genomic scaffold, MEX_DaPlex mxdp_26, whole genome shotgun sequence genome and harbors:
- the LOC116767459 gene encoding 15-hydroxyprostaglandin dehydrogenase [NAD(+)]-like, with the protein product MFSCQNKVAIVTGGASGIGANIVLEFLKENIKHVAIIDVDVDSGMRLQDSIDVKYGKGKATFYKCDVTNEVQLQEVFCNVIEKYESVDIVVNNAGVADDSPKMYKRTIEINFTALVATTIMALDHMRVDKGGKGGTIINISSITALDPSISAVHIYSSTKAAVIHFSTRLGMDPQYSHTNVRVLTVCFGATDTQIMKKCAGFDYITDGKINEARDILKTQNLLQCSSVAASFIVDIFQKGKSADVWLVQNGEVTDVTDTLKEANANIREIVGFRT